A portion of the Polaribacter cellanae genome contains these proteins:
- a CDS encoding SsrA-binding protein, protein MKKKFFKILAKINKAILPSYTKKGLDISKATKFQLAIIGWKAIVTKNSLN, encoded by the coding sequence ATGAAAAAGAAATTTTTTAAAATTCTTGCCAAAATTAATAAAGCCATACTACCTTCTTACACTAAGAAAGGATTAGATATTTCTAAAGCAACTAAATTTCAATTAGCAATAATTGGTTGGAAAGCTATCGTAACAAAGAATTCACTTAACTAA
- a CDS encoding putative signal transducing protein — translation MKDEHIKIFTGSSILINRLRQLLEEENISSIVKDNINSSQLAGFGPLGNSIELLILNSDLKKAQPIVDAYKVEINS, via the coding sequence ATGAAAGACGAACATATTAAAATTTTTACAGGATCTTCTATCTTAATAAATAGATTAAGACAATTGTTAGAGGAAGAAAACATCTCATCAATAGTTAAAGACAATATTAATTCTAGCCAATTAGCAGGTTTTGGACCTCTAGGGAACTCTATTGAGTTACTTATATTAAATTCTGATTTAAAAAAAGCGCAACCAATTGTAGATGCTTATAAGGTAGAAATAAATTCATAA
- a CDS encoding PID-CTERM protein-sorting domain-containing protein yields the protein MSFKNILIITLLVLPFTGFAQVVPPPMPPPPPPGLPIDGFSGFLIALGIIYGVKKKYKDSSS from the coding sequence ATGAGCTTTAAAAATATTTTAATAATAACCTTATTAGTGCTTCCCTTTACAGGGTTTGCGCAGGTTGTGCCACCACCAATGCCACCACCACCTCCACCAGGTTTACCAATCGATGGTTTTTCTGGGTTTTTAATTGCTTTGGGAATTATTTATGGGGTTAAAAAAAAATATAAAGATAGTAGTAGTTAG
- a CDS encoding ATP-dependent Clp protease adaptor ClpS has translation MSTKEKNQEEVSVLEQETFQHEIVLHNDDVNTFDHVIDSLINVCEHTLEQAEQCATLVHYKGKCTVKSGEYKDLEPRCSKLLQLGLSAELV, from the coding sequence ATGAGTACAAAAGAAAAAAATCAAGAAGAAGTAAGTGTTTTAGAACAAGAAACATTTCAACATGAAATCGTTTTACATAACGATGATGTTAATACATTCGATCATGTAATCGATTCTTTGATAAACGTTTGTGAGCATACTTTAGAACAAGCAGAACAATGTGCAACTTTAGTGCACTATAAAGGAAAATGTACTGTAAAGTCTGGAGAATATAAAGATTTAGAGCCTAGATGTTCTAAGTTATTGCAATTAGGTTTATCTGCAGAATTGGTATAA